One Aneurinibacillus migulanus genomic region harbors:
- a CDS encoding N-6 DNA methylase, with product MKELGYSEEDFRYENPIEVVIGSKKTTVYSDIEILINNRVELVIDVKKPTKSLTEKDILQSTSYAKLISTPSALYSVTTNGIDCVVSNVFTGIRGLEIPTKAQLLRDIDRTKKKTFNEVEKREIRSVLLTLLEPNELYKVINRSKDVIEKKGLIRTDQSFREMTKILLVKMNEERRVKVGQGSNRFTIEYLSANALHNETTEIEIFKNLFNDAKTKYPGIYTNEDESLSITDNDCLVEVVKNLEPFSFLGTGDDIKGAVYEIFLKSTLRGDFDQYFTPREIVDFIVKFADPEIGDVFLDPACGSGGFLIQTFNYVNQKIINSPDSEKESKKKFDDSIDKSIWGHEADYDLHVLAKINLIMHGDGWNNIYQGDTLSSNKLPTDHFDYILTNPPFTIKYDFEKILSQYELGIGKKSEELDILFVEKSLKLLKPGGDLFIVLPEGLLNNKVYRYFRRWLLEKAYLLCSISLPEGAFIPFGGSVSKTCIIGLRKKDKSNPQFNKPNFVFLGRSVEVGYETGKKMYKPNDKNDLDFFLRQSEEIFENIRVSENEGECGWISQDLINDYRIDANYLLNMIDRKQLQNKFENLVPLSEICSVENIPYPILDTTIYNYLEVPDISSETGTVSNIRKLSGKEITADSLHLFHPDDILFTRINPRKSRVTIAPPIDGIGVVSKEVYRIVLIENDYIKPKNKYVLLSILQAEHVKNQIVRLSTGSSSSRARVQIDDLLNDVYVPIPNEKDQEKISSSNYEMMKAYWDISQRYLNVFVENQKILGSNFSKEDIRSL from the coding sequence TTGAAGGAACTTGGTTATTCCGAAGAAGATTTTAGATATGAAAATCCAATTGAAGTAGTTATTGGTTCTAAAAAAACTACTGTTTATTCTGATATAGAGATTTTAATTAACAATAGAGTAGAACTTGTAATTGACGTAAAGAAACCTACAAAATCTTTGACTGAGAAAGATATTTTACAATCAACAAGCTATGCTAAACTCATCTCTACTCCTTCCGCATTGTATTCTGTTACTACTAATGGAATTGATTGTGTTGTAAGTAATGTATTCACTGGAATAAGAGGTCTCGAGATCCCAACTAAGGCACAATTACTTAGGGATATAGATAGGACTAAAAAGAAAACTTTTAACGAAGTGGAAAAAAGAGAGATCCGAAGTGTTCTCTTAACTTTATTAGAACCAAATGAACTATATAAAGTAATAAATCGAAGTAAGGATGTAATTGAAAAAAAGGGGCTAATAAGAACAGATCAATCTTTTAGAGAAATGACAAAAATTCTCCTAGTAAAGATGAATGAAGAACGTAGGGTAAAGGTTGGTCAAGGTTCAAATCGTTTTACGATAGAATATTTAAGTGCAAATGCCCTTCATAATGAAACAACCGAAATTGAAATCTTTAAGAATTTATTTAACGACGCAAAAACAAAATACCCAGGAATTTATACTAATGAAGACGAGTCTTTATCTATAACTGATAACGATTGTCTTGTTGAAGTTGTTAAGAATTTAGAACCATTTTCTTTCTTAGGAACTGGTGATGATATTAAGGGTGCGGTTTATGAAATTTTCTTAAAATCTACTCTTCGCGGTGATTTTGACCAATACTTTACCCCAAGGGAAATTGTAGATTTTATTGTAAAGTTTGCAGACCCAGAAATTGGAGATGTTTTCTTAGACCCAGCCTGTGGTTCTGGAGGATTTCTTATTCAAACCTTTAATTATGTAAATCAGAAAATAATCAATTCTCCAGATTCAGAAAAAGAGTCAAAGAAGAAATTTGATGATTCAATTGACAAGTCTATCTGGGGGCATGAAGCTGACTACGATTTACACGTATTAGCAAAAATCAACTTAATCATGCATGGTGACGGTTGGAATAATATTTATCAAGGTGATACTTTATCATCAAATAAACTACCGACTGATCATTTTGATTATATTTTAACTAATCCACCTTTTACAATAAAATATGATTTTGAAAAAATACTTTCTCAATATGAACTTGGTATAGGTAAAAAAAGTGAAGAACTAGATATTTTATTTGTTGAAAAAAGTTTAAAACTTTTAAAACCTGGTGGAGATCTTTTTATTGTTCTTCCTGAAGGATTGTTAAATAATAAAGTTTATAGATATTTTAGAAGGTGGTTATTAGAAAAAGCATACTTATTATGTTCCATTAGTCTCCCTGAGGGTGCTTTTATTCCTTTCGGTGGGTCTGTATCAAAAACCTGTATAATTGGGTTAAGAAAAAAAGACAAATCAAATCCCCAATTCAACAAACCGAATTTTGTTTTTCTAGGTAGGTCAGTTGAAGTAGGTTATGAAACAGGTAAGAAAATGTATAAACCAAATGATAAAAATGATTTAGATTTCTTTTTAAGGCAGTCCGAAGAAATTTTTGAAAACATTAGAGTTTCAGAAAATGAAGGAGAATGTGGCTGGATAAGTCAAGATCTAATAAATGATTATAGGATAGATGCAAATTACCTTCTTAATATGATTGACCGTAAACAGTTACAAAATAAATTTGAAAATCTAGTACCTCTAAGTGAGATTTGTTCGGTAGAAAATATACCATATCCAATTCTTGATACTACAATTTATAATTATTTAGAGGTACCTGATATTTCTTCTGAAACTGGAACAGTTAGTAATATTAGAAAATTGTCGGGTAAAGAGATAACTGCGGATTCTTTACATTTATTCCATCCTGACGATATCCTATTTACACGTATCAATCCTAGAAAAAGTAGGGTAACGATTGCACCTCCTATTGACGGAATTGGAGTAGTTTCTAAGGAAGTATATAGAATTGTCTTAATTGAAAATGACTATATAAAACCCAAAAATAAATATGTATTATTGTCAATTCTTCAAGCAGAACACGTAAAAAATCAAATCGTTAGATTATCAACTGGTTCATCATCTTCAAGGGCTAGGGTACAGATTGATGATCTTTTAAATGATGTTTACGTTCCGATACCAAATGAAAAAGATCAAGAAAAAATCAGTAGCAGTAACTATGAAATGATGAAAGCCTATTGGGATATTTCACAAAGATATTTAAATGTGTTCGTAGAAAACCAAAAAATCCTTGGTTCTAACTTTTCAAAGGAAGATATTAGATCTCTATGA
- a CDS encoding lantibiotic immunity ABC transporter MutG family permease subunit, whose translation MTLFRVLSSDWLKTKRTAVRLIIFAAPVAYAFLLIWYFGNYKQTPDLQSKIYEAFFQMRTALLPVSAGLLAGFMGVQEEHAGNFNGILGQTVPRAQVYISKLLMLILMTTADMFISTFILLVGMEYVLHISMIQVGLFVEGMLLAVTGSLFLYTFHLFLGFAYGLGASIAAGGAGFLIAAIIGTTTVGDRIWQFVPWAWSVRLSQLPEVFMPGLQLPDSIIASDYFTQLAVKGLVPAIATFILVTVCGTIWFFRWEGRKAYE comes from the coding sequence TTGACTTTATTCCGTGTTTTGTCCTCCGACTGGCTCAAGACCAAGCGAACGGCAGTCAGGCTGATTATCTTCGCAGCGCCTGTCGCATATGCATTTTTGCTGATATGGTATTTTGGAAATTATAAACAAACCCCGGATTTGCAATCCAAGATTTACGAAGCCTTCTTTCAAATGAGAACAGCGCTCCTGCCGGTTAGCGCCGGGCTGCTTGCAGGCTTTATGGGCGTGCAGGAGGAGCATGCCGGCAATTTTAACGGAATTCTGGGACAAACGGTACCCAGAGCGCAAGTTTATATCAGCAAGCTACTTATGCTCATTCTGATGACGACAGCAGATATGTTCATCTCGACGTTTATTCTGCTTGTTGGAATGGAATATGTGCTGCACATTAGCATGATTCAAGTGGGCTTGTTTGTAGAAGGTATGCTTCTAGCGGTGACGGGGTCTCTCTTTCTTTACACGTTTCATCTATTCTTGGGTTTTGCATATGGGTTAGGCGCATCCATTGCTGCCGGAGGGGCTGGTTTTCTTATTGCCGCCATTATTGGGACTACGACCGTAGGTGACCGGATCTGGCAGTTTGTGCCGTGGGCGTGGTCGGTGCGGCTATCGCAGCTTCCCGAGGTCTTTATGCCCGGCCTCCAGTTGCCCGATAGCATCATAGCCTCGGATTATTTCACACAGTTGGCGGTCAAAGGTCTAGTGCCAGCAATCGCAACGTTTATACTTGTCACAGTTTGCGGTACAATATGGTTTTTCAGGTGGGAAGGCCGGAAAGCCTATGAGTAG
- a CDS encoding response regulator transcription factor: MSRILIIDDEKELVMLLADELKAKGHEVLSVYEGNEGVKLARRQPDLIILDIMIPGMNGFDVCRAIRDEVLCPIIFLSAKQSEADRIRGLTLGGDDYVVKPFGLQEFLARIDANLRREKRAQYLNAESKRTKLFFGKLDMDLRSRVVRIDGVPIALTKREYDIVELLAMHGGQVFSRDQIYGKVWGYDAEGDSTTVVEHVKKIRAKFTEADPSGEYILTVWGIGYKWNKA, translated from the coding sequence ATGAGTAGAATTTTGATTATCGATGATGAAAAAGAGCTTGTTATGCTGCTTGCCGACGAGTTGAAGGCAAAAGGGCATGAGGTGTTGTCTGTGTACGAAGGCAACGAGGGAGTAAAGCTGGCGCGAAGGCAACCGGACCTTATCATCCTTGATATCATGATACCGGGCATGAACGGATTTGACGTCTGCCGCGCAATCAGGGATGAGGTGCTGTGCCCCATCATCTTCTTGAGCGCGAAGCAATCAGAAGCAGACCGGATCAGGGGGCTTACACTCGGCGGGGACGATTATGTGGTGAAGCCGTTCGGCCTGCAGGAGTTTCTGGCTAGAATCGATGCCAATTTGCGGCGGGAAAAACGGGCACAATATTTAAATGCAGAAAGCAAAAGAACCAAGCTCTTTTTCGGAAAACTCGATATGGACCTGCGAAGCCGAGTGGTCAGGATAGATGGCGTCCCCATAGCGCTCACCAAGCGGGAATACGATATTGTCGAACTTCTCGCCATGCATGGCGGGCAGGTTTTTTCCAGAGATCAGATCTATGGAAAGGTTTGGGGCTATGATGCCGAGGGCGACTCTACGACGGTAGTCGAACATGTGAAAAAAATCAGGGCAAAATTTACCGAGGCCGATCCGTCCGGCGAATATATCCTGACCGTGTGGGGGATCGGCTACAAGTGGAACAAGGCGTAA
- a CDS encoding sensor histidine kinase gives MKNRPLKTQFRVNFVLIILSSILATTITYALAVVLFNHLEYKKIYPANYYENQLPRVKDYIRQQNTRLLLLSARNDLEKVIPVKGIEYQVLNSEGVILYGTLTQKFIENRKQLYDQFNITTGFRGRYIQTIPIIGEDRRISGAVLLAYSLNTTYTNDTGNGWLTTLFIGALFSPIVYVVIFTLMFSKVFTNQINKPLQLLMDASRKIREKDLDFEVEYRANNELGRLCMAFSEMKDELKNSLSAQWKMEQERVEMVEALAHDLKAPLSVIRGYSEALIDSDAGRSEKESRYLAVIKENAEKGSDFVRQMLYTADLESSGRDLKLTPVCMRSFIEQRVGNYELQAKRRGIELIAEIEGAGDRGCLLDTEKLERILDNIMSNSLQYTPNGGRIHLSVKVEQHRAFFEIRDSGKGFSKKDMDNIFNKFYRGDEARGSKDGHSGLGMYIARQLVAKHGGSIKVYNAEDGGAYVAFDLKVFMNRSLPTHLDS, from the coding sequence GTGAAAAACCGACCGTTAAAAACACAATTCAGGGTCAACTTCGTCCTGATTATTCTGTCGAGCATATTGGCCACAACGATTACCTATGCCTTGGCAGTGGTTCTCTTTAATCATCTGGAATACAAAAAAATTTATCCCGCCAATTATTATGAAAACCAGTTGCCTCGGGTAAAGGACTATATCCGGCAGCAAAACACCAGGCTGCTTCTGCTGTCCGCAAGAAACGACCTGGAGAAAGTCATACCAGTAAAAGGAATAGAGTATCAGGTGCTGAATAGCGAAGGCGTTATTCTGTATGGCACATTGACCCAAAAATTCATTGAAAACCGTAAGCAGCTATACGACCAGTTCAATATAACGACGGGATTTCGGGGCCGATACATCCAAACCATACCCATCATCGGCGAAGACCGAAGGATATCCGGTGCCGTTCTGCTCGCCTACTCCTTGAATACCACCTATACCAATGATACCGGGAATGGGTGGCTTACCACGCTGTTTATCGGCGCGCTCTTTTCGCCAATCGTTTATGTGGTTATCTTCACTCTAATGTTTTCCAAGGTTTTCACGAATCAAATCAATAAACCACTGCAATTGCTGATGGACGCCTCTCGGAAGATCCGGGAGAAAGACCTTGATTTTGAGGTGGAGTATCGCGCGAATAATGAACTGGGAAGGCTGTGCATGGCCTTTTCCGAGATGAAGGATGAACTGAAGAACTCCCTGTCGGCTCAGTGGAAGATGGAACAGGAACGGGTGGAGATGGTGGAGGCGCTGGCGCACGACCTGAAAGCCCCGCTCTCTGTCATTCGTGGCTACTCGGAAGCGCTCATTGATTCGGATGCCGGAAGAAGCGAGAAAGAGAGCAGATACCTTGCCGTCATCAAAGAAAATGCCGAGAAAGGATCCGATTTTGTGCGGCAAATGCTGTACACCGCTGATTTGGAGAGCTCCGGCCGAGATTTAAAGCTTACCCCCGTATGCATGAGGTCGTTCATCGAACAGAGAGTGGGTAATTACGAGCTGCAGGCGAAGCGGAGAGGGATCGAGCTGATAGCCGAAATAGAAGGTGCGGGCGACAGGGGCTGTTTATTGGATACGGAAAAGCTAGAACGCATTCTCGACAATATCATGTCGAACAGCCTGCAGTACACCCCGAATGGAGGCAGGATTCATTTGTCTGTGAAGGTGGAGCAGCACAGAGCTTTTTTTGAAATTCGCGATTCGGGAAAGGGCTTCAGTAAGAAGGATATGGACAACATTTTCAACAAATTCTACCGGGGCGATGAAGCGAGGGGAAGCAAGGACGGACATTCCGGACTCGGAATGTATATTGCCAGGCAATTGGTTGCCAAGCACGGCGGTTCCATAAAAGTTTACAATGCTGAAGACGGAGGAGCCTACGTAGCGTTTGACCTCAAGGTATTTATGAACAGAAGCCTCCCGACGCATCTTGATTCATAG
- a CDS encoding nucleotidyltransferase domain-containing protein yields MRTDIDNWMPITVSRIYEVFSEIPISWCIAGGWALDLHLGNKSRQHSDIDVIIIRKDQLVAYQFLKRDWTLYKAKDGKLMIWEEGEFLNSTNDVWVSKNNNSPWAFQIMLIDSEESCWIYKREKSIKRAINEIFLRTPEGIPYLKPEVQLLYKAGSSQVREKDYNDFQTILPILSLEEKEWLKLSLKQQFPEGHAWVKYLN; encoded by the coding sequence TTGAGAACCGATATAGATAATTGGATGCCAATAACCGTTTCGAGAATATATGAAGTGTTTTCTGAAATTCCAATTAGTTGGTGTATTGCTGGAGGTTGGGCATTAGATTTACATTTAGGTAATAAGAGTAGGCAACATAGTGATATAGATGTAATTATCATTCGAAAAGACCAACTAGTTGCTTACCAATTTTTAAAGAGAGATTGGACACTATACAAGGCAAAAGATGGTAAGCTTATGATTTGGGAAGAAGGAGAATTTTTAAATTCAACAAATGATGTATGGGTTAGTAAGAACAATAATTCTCCTTGGGCGTTTCAAATTATGTTAATTGATAGTGAAGAAAGTTGTTGGATTTATAAAAGGGAAAAATCGATTAAAAGAGCAATAAACGAAATATTTTTAAGAACGCCAGAAGGGATACCTTATTTGAAACCTGAAGTCCAACTTCTCTATAAGGCTGGCTCTTCTCAAGTCAGGGAAAAGGATTATAATGATTTTCAAACAATCCTCCCAATACTTTCACTAGAAGAAAAAGAATGGCTTAAATTATCTTTAAAACAACAATTCCCAGAAGGACACGCCTGGGTTAAATATTTAAATTAA
- a CDS encoding GNAT family N-acetyltransferase produces the protein MDILIRQELTEEYNTTEEVIKKAFLNEEYSDKKEHLLVNRIRKSDAFIPELSLVAIDQDDEIVGHILLSKITIVDDDKAVDSLALAPVAVVPEHQKKGIGSQLIHTALKKAKEVGHHSVIVLGHKDYYPKFGFKQASLWNIQAPFEVPDEVFMALELTENSLESVQGVVYYSKAFSE, from the coding sequence ATGGATATCTTAATTAGACAAGAACTCACTGAAGAATATAACACGACTGAAGAGGTTATTAAAAAAGCCTTTTTAAATGAAGAATATAGCGATAAGAAAGAGCATCTACTTGTAAATCGTATTAGAAAATCAGATGCATTTATTCCTGAACTTTCATTAGTCGCAATCGATCAAGACGATGAAATTGTTGGTCACATTCTTTTGTCAAAAATTACAATCGTAGATGATGATAAAGCTGTGGATTCTTTGGCTCTTGCTCCAGTTGCTGTTGTACCCGAACATCAGAAAAAAGGAATTGGGAGTCAATTAATTCATACTGCGTTAAAAAAGGCAAAAGAGGTTGGCCATCATTCAGTAATTGTTTTAGGACATAAAGACTATTATCCAAAGTTTGGCTTTAAACAAGCTAGCTTATGGAATATACAAGCACCATTTGAGGTACCTGATGAAGTATTTATGGCTCTAGAGCTAACTGAAAATTCCCTTGAAAGTGTGCAAGGTGTCGTCTATTATTCAAAAGCCTTTTCTGAATGA